CGATAAGTATTTGAGGCGCGCGCCGCAGTGCGGCGCTTACCTTTGGGCGTAAAAATAGGGGACTTCCGTGCCCTGGCAAGTTTTACCTAAACTTTGACGGAATGGAAACGCTTTTTCCGGCCTTCGATGCCGCCTACTGGCAAGGCCGTTACGCCACCGGACGCGACGGCTGGGATGCCCACCGCATCACGCCCCCACTGCACGCGTACTTCGACCAGCTCGACGTAGCGCAGCAGCCGCGCATCCTCATCCCCGGGGCCGGCCGGGCCTACGAAGCCGAGTACCTGCACCAGCTGGGCTTCCGGCACGTGTTTGTGGCCGACCTGGCGCCCGAGCCCCTGCAAGCGCTAGCGGCCCGCGTGCCCGATTTTCCCGCCGACCACTTGCTGCTGGCCGACTTCTTTGCCCTGCCCAACGCTCCGCTTTACGACATGATTGTGGAGCAAACCTTCTTTTGTGCCTTAAACCCAGCCTTGCGCCCGGCCTATGCCCAGAACTGCGCGGCGCTGCTGCGGCCCGGCGGCACGCTGATGGGGCTGCTTTTCGACACCGATTTTGGCCCGGTGCAGGAGCCCCCGTTTGGCGGCACCAAAGAAGAGTACCGCCAGTACTTTGCGCCGTATTTCGACTTCCGCCATTTCGAAACGGCCACCAACTCGCTTGCGCCCCGGCAGGGGCGGGAGCTGTTTATTTGTTTGAAAAAGAAATAATTACGTATGCTCACCGCCCTCGCCAACACGCTCCCGCATTTTCGCCACACCAATTCCGGCCAGTTTTTCCTCATGGCCGGCCCCTGCGTCATCGAAGGTGAAGACATGGCGCTGCGCATTGCCGAGCGCATCAAGCACATCACCGACAAGCTCCAGATTCCCTTTATTTTCAAAGGCTCCTACCGCAAGGCTAACCGCTCGCGGCTCGATTCCTTCACCGGTATCGGCGACGAAACCGCGCTGCGCATCCTGCAGAAAGTAGGCCGCGAAATCGGCGTGCCCACCGTCACCGACATCCACGAATCGGGCGAGGCGGCGCTGGCGGCGGAGTACGTCGACGTGCTGCAAATTCCCGCTTTCCTGTGCCGGCAAACCGATTTGCTCATTGCCGCGGCCCAAACCGGCAAAGTGGTGAACGTGAAAAAAGGCCAGTTCCTGAGCGGCGAGGCCATGAAATGGGCCGTGGATAAAATCCGGCAGTCCGGCAATGAGCACGTCATCCTCACCGAGCGCGGCAACTCCTTTGGCTATTCCGACCTCGTGGTGGATTTCCGCAACCTGCCCGCCATGCGCGAATTCCAGGTGCCCGTGGTAATGGACGTGACGCACTCGCTGCAGCGCCCCAACCAGAGCAGCGGCGTGACCGGCGGCCAGCCCGCCCTCATCGAAACCATCGCCAAAGCCGCTATTGCCGTGGGCGCCGACGGCCTGTTCATCGAAACCCACCCCACGCCGGCCACCGCGCTATCCGACGGCGCCAACATGCTGCCGCTCGACCAACTCGAAGCCCTGATGGTAAAGCTTACGCGGGTGCGCGAGGCCATTCGGGACTCTGGTGAGGTTGACCCGCAGGGGCTACAGGCCTAAAATGGGACTAGTTGAATAGAGCCAATGATTGAGTTTCGGCTTTATAAATCTCGCTGGAAAGCCCAGAGGTTGTTGCTTGGGTGTGCTGCCTTCGTCGGTATTGGCTTCTTCTTGCTGGGACAACCAGGCACACCACAAGTGGTAATCTGGGCAATTATTGGCTTCTTCGGCCTTTGTTTTTCCATCGGCATTTTCCAACTCCTTGACCGCCGTCCCCAGATTATTGTCAACGAGTTCGGGGTGTTTGACCGCACCACGCATCACGAATTCATAAATTGGGAACTCATTCGGGATGCTTACCTCGTCGAGATACACCGCCAGCAATTCGTATGCTTAGTGGTAGATGAGGCATTCGAGCCTTCTCGAAAAAAAGGCCAATTCCACCAAGGCATGGCGAAACTAGGCAAAGAGCTAGGATTTCAGGAGCTGAATATTTCCCTCGGCCCCGTTGACGTCGATGCCATACGCTTCGCTGAATTTCTGCTGGCAATGCGGGGCGCCGAGCGGCCCGAGCGAGAAGTCCTGGTCCGGAAGGCAATTGCCACCCAATAATCCAAACTGTACTTAAGCGCGCAGCCAGAAGTGCTGCTTGGGCTGATTCTTGCGAAAGAAAACCAGCCCAATATAAAATAGGTCAACCGTCATGGTCACCTCCGGATGGGCCTTGATGGCCTCCCAGGCCTGCTCCATTTCCTCTGACCAGTGGATGTCGTCGAAGACAAACACGGATTCGTTGGTTCGGTGGGCCAGGCACAGCTCGAAGTAGCGCAGCGTCGGCTCGAGGCGGTGGTTGCCGTCGAAAAAGGCAAAGTCGACGGGTTTGCTCAGGGCGGCCAGGGCAAGAGCGAGGGTGTCGTCGATGTTGCCTTC
This region of Hymenobacter sedentarius genomic DNA includes:
- a CDS encoding methyltransferase domain-containing protein, translating into METLFPAFDAAYWQGRYATGRDGWDAHRITPPLHAYFDQLDVAQQPRILIPGAGRAYEAEYLHQLGFRHVFVADLAPEPLQALAARVPDFPADHLLLADFFALPNAPLYDMIVEQTFFCALNPALRPAYAQNCAALLRPGGTLMGLLFDTDFGPVQEPPFGGTKEEYRQYFAPYFDFRHFETATNSLAPRQGRELFICLKKK
- a CDS encoding STM3941 family protein translates to MIEFRLYKSRWKAQRLLLGCAAFVGIGFFLLGQPGTPQVVIWAIIGFFGLCFSIGIFQLLDRRPQIIVNEFGVFDRTTHHEFINWELIRDAYLVEIHRQQFVCLVVDEAFEPSRKKGQFHQGMAKLGKELGFQELNISLGPVDVDAIRFAEFLLAMRGAERPEREVLVRKAIATQ
- the kdsA gene encoding 3-deoxy-8-phosphooctulonate synthase; amino-acid sequence: MLTALANTLPHFRHTNSGQFFLMAGPCVIEGEDMALRIAERIKHITDKLQIPFIFKGSYRKANRSRLDSFTGIGDETALRILQKVGREIGVPTVTDIHESGEAALAAEYVDVLQIPAFLCRQTDLLIAAAQTGKVVNVKKGQFLSGEAMKWAVDKIRQSGNEHVILTERGNSFGYSDLVVDFRNLPAMREFQVPVVMDVTHSLQRPNQSSGVTGGQPALIETIAKAAIAVGADGLFIETHPTPATALSDGANMLPLDQLEALMVKLTRVREAIRDSGEVDPQGLQA